Below is a window of Paraburkholderia kururiensis DNA.
GGCACCATCCTGTTCGTGGGCACGAAGCGTCAGTCGCGCGACATTATCGCTGAAGAAGCACAGCGCGCCGGCATGCCGTTCGTGAACGCACGCTGGCTCGGCGGCATGCTGACCAACTTCAAGACGCTGAAGGTTTCGATCAAGCGCCTGAAGGACATGGAAGCGTCGGTCGAGGCGGGTGAGCTCGAAAAGATGAGCAAGAAGGAAGCGCTGCTGTTCGAACGCGAAATCGCCAAGCTGCAGAAGTCGATTGGCGGCGTGAAGGACATGGGCGGCATTCCCGACGCGATTTTCGTGGTGGACGTCGGCTATCACAAGATCGCCGTCACGGAAGCCAACAAGCTGGGCATTCCGGTGATCGCCGTGGTCGATACGAACCACTCGCCGGAAGGCATCGACTACGTGATTCCGGGTAACGACGACGCCAGCAAGGCCGTCGCACTGTACGCCCAGGGCGTGGCCGACGCGATCCTCGAAGGCCGCGCGAACGCCGTGAACGAAGTCGTTCAGGCCGTGCGCGGCGACGACGGCGACGAGTTCGTCGAGGTCAACGCGGAAGCGTAAGCTGCCCCGTGTCCGGCAAAAAAGGGGGCTTTCTACAGGCCCCCTTTTTTTAAGCTGCGGCGCTGCGCGGAGTCGCTCGGCGCCACGGTGGACCGGACAGCAAGAATGGCCGCCGCAAAGGCGGTCCCGGCCGCGCGGCACGTGTAACAAATGTGTCGCAGCGAAACGAATTCCGGCCGCCGGCATCGAAGTGCGGGCGGTGTGAACAGTCAGATTGCAAGGAGCGAATGATGGCGGCAATTACCGCAAGCATGGTGGCAGAACTGCGCGCGAAGACCGACGCGCCCATGATGGAATGCAAGAAGGCGCTGACCGAAGCCGATGGCGACATGGCCCGCGCCGAAGAACTGCTGCGCGTGAAGCTCGGCAACAAGGCGAGCAAGGCGGCGTCGCGCGTGACGGCTGAAGGCGTGGTGGCGTCGTACATCGGCGGCAACGTCGGCGCGCTCGTCGAACTGAACTGCGAAACCGACTTCGTCGCCAAGAACGACGACTTCAACGCGTTCGCGAAGAAGGTGGCCGAGCTGGTCGCTACGCAGAACCCGGCCGACGTGGCCGCCCTGTCGGCGCTGGCGCTCGATGGCGAGACCGTGGACGCCGTGCGTCTCGCGCTCGTGGGCAAGATCGGTGAAAACCTGTCGATCCGCCGTTTCGTGCGCTTCGAAACCGCCGGCAAGCTGGCCGCGTACCTGCACGGCACGCGCATCGGCGTGCTGGTCGAGTACTCGGGCGCGGACGAGCAGGTCGGCAAGGACGTCGCGATGCACATCGCGGCCATGAAGCCGGTTTCGCTGTCGGCCGACGACGTGCCGGCGGACCTGATCGCGAAGGAGCGCAGCATCGCCGAGCAGAAGGCCGCCGAATCGGGCAAGCCGGCCGAGATCGTGGCGAAGATGGTGGAAGGCAGCGTGCAGAAGTACCTGAAGGAAGTGTCGCTGCTGAACCAGCCGTTCGTGAAGAACGACAAGCAGACCATCGAGCAGATGCTCAAGGCCGGCAATGCGAGCGTGCAGAAGTTCGCACTGTTCGTGGTGGGCGAAGGCATCGAGAAGCGCCAGGACGATTTCGCGGCCGAAGTGGCGGCGCAAGTCGCTGCTGCAAAGCAGCAATAAGCGTTACCGCAACATGTTGTACCCCGCGGCGAGGCAAGACCTCGCCGCGGCCGGCAGCGCCGCAAGGCGCGCCTCGGGCCATCCCCGCCGGCGCGCCGATCGACGGTTGCGCGCACCTCGTGCACGCGCCGGGGCAAATTTGGCGGTGCTTGCCCGAATCAGTATTTCACCCCTACAGTTTCAAGTTATTGTCCCTTTCCGCGCGATCTGGATACCTCCATGCCCACTGCCTATAAACGCGTTCTGCTCAAACTCTCCGGCGAAGCTCTGATGGGCGACGATGCTTTCGGCATCAATCGCGCAACGATCGAAAGAATGGTGGCAGACGTGGCCGAGGTCGTGAAGCTCGGCACGCAGCTCGCGGTCGTGATCGGCGGCGGCAATATCTTTCGCGGCGTCGCGGGCGGCGCGGCCGGCATGGACCGCGCCACGGCGGACTACATGGGCATGCTGGCCACCATGATGAATGCGCTCGCGCTGCAGGACGCCATGCGTCATGCGGGCATCGAGGCTCGCGTGCAGTCCGCGCTGCGCATGGACCAGGTCGTGGAACCGTACATCCGGCCGCGCGCCATTCGTCAGCTGGAAGAGGGCAAGGTCGTGATCTTCGCGGCCGGCACGGGCAACCCGTTCTTCACCACCGATACGGCGGCGGCCCTGCGCGGGTCCGAGATCGGTGCGGAGGTCGTGCTCAAGGCGACCAAGGTGGACGGCGTGTATTCGGCCGATCCGCGCAAGGACCCCGCGGCGACGCGCTACACGACGATCACGTTCGACGAGGCGATCAGCCGCAACCTGCAGGTCATGGACGCCACGGCGTTCGCGCTGTGTCGCGACCAGAAGCTGCCTATCCGCGTGTTCTCGATCACGAAGGCCGGTGCGCTCAAGCGGATCGTCCAGGGCGACGACGAGGGCACGCTCGTCCACGTGTAAACTCTCGGTCACGCGAGAAGGCTCGAACGCGGGTCCGGCGAGGCTTGAAGCTGCCGCAGCGGCGCGCTGGCCGGTCCGCACGTTATGATGGTTCGGAGGTTAGAAAATGGCTGTGGCTGACATCAAGAAGGGCGCCGAGCAAAAGATGCAGCGCTCGATCGACGCATTCAAGAACGATCTCTCCAAGATCCGCACGGGCCGCGCCCA
It encodes the following:
- the rpsB gene encoding 30S ribosomal protein S2; translated protein: MAVTMRQMLEAGVHFGHQTRFWNPKMAPFIFGHRNKIHIINLEKTLPMYNDALKYVRQLAANRGTILFVGTKRQSRDIIAEEAQRAGMPFVNARWLGGMLTNFKTLKVSIKRLKDMEASVEAGELEKMSKKEALLFEREIAKLQKSIGGVKDMGGIPDAIFVVDVGYHKIAVTEANKLGIPVIAVVDTNHSPEGIDYVIPGNDDASKAVALYAQGVADAILEGRANAVNEVVQAVRGDDGDEFVEVNAEA
- the pyrH gene encoding UMP kinase, producing MPTAYKRVLLKLSGEALMGDDAFGINRATIERMVADVAEVVKLGTQLAVVIGGGNIFRGVAGGAAGMDRATADYMGMLATMMNALALQDAMRHAGIEARVQSALRMDQVVEPYIRPRAIRQLEEGKVVIFAAGTGNPFFTTDTAAALRGSEIGAEVVLKATKVDGVYSADPRKDPAATRYTTITFDEAISRNLQVMDATAFALCRDQKLPIRVFSITKAGALKRIVQGDDEGTLVHV
- the tsf gene encoding translation elongation factor Ts; the encoded protein is MAAITASMVAELRAKTDAPMMECKKALTEADGDMARAEELLRVKLGNKASKAASRVTAEGVVASYIGGNVGALVELNCETDFVAKNDDFNAFAKKVAELVATQNPADVAALSALALDGETVDAVRLALVGKIGENLSIRRFVRFETAGKLAAYLHGTRIGVLVEYSGADEQVGKDVAMHIAAMKPVSLSADDVPADLIAKERSIAEQKAAESGKPAEIVAKMVEGSVQKYLKEVSLLNQPFVKNDKQTIEQMLKAGNASVQKFALFVVGEGIEKRQDDFAAEVAAQVAAAKQQ